The DNA region GTGCTTTTTTATCTTTGAGACAAGGACTGTTTTTCATTTGCTATATATTTGCATTAATGGTAAAAAGTAAAATATGGGGTTATGTAAATGATTATGAgccattgaattattagaaaataatgaaCACCCAAGATGATAATGCGGTGTGAAGCGgagtgcattattttcaaataatccAAAGatccggagtcaattattccacttataccacagttacaacagacattgctctggtggttattttaagacatttgacaggtcagaaCAGCTTTACCGATGTAgtattcctattcataaatattaaaatcacaggcATTGGCATTTCTTGCTCATATTTCAGTCGTATTTTCTGGcttatttattaaacacagttttagtgctgcctcacgattagtcgtgactaatcatttgcagaataaaagtgtttgtttacaaaatatatgtgggtgtactgtgtataataattatgcacacacacacacacacacacacacacacacacgcgcgcacacacacacgcgcgcgcacacacacacacacacacacacatgtatataattaagaaacatttgcatgtgtatatacatgtttatatttatatataatttatattatatataaatataaatatttattatataaaaatatttgtttcttaaaatgatacatgtgtgtgtgtgtgtgtgtgtgtgtgtgtgtgtgtgtgtgtgtgtgtgtgtgtgtgtgtgtgtgtgtgtgtgtgtgtgtgtgtgtgtgtgtgtgtgtgtgtgtgtgtgtgtgtgtgtgtgtgtgtgtgtgtgtgtgtgtgtgtgtgtatttttcaaatatgcatcattattatacacagtacacacacacacacaaacttttattctgcaaacgattagtcgcgactaatcgtgaggcagcactacatgatttattcatttttctAATGAAATGTTCATGGCTTTCAGAGAAttacacaatattaaacaagactacactttaaaaagattaatatGAATAACATtaatcatttaaccattttgttATATGTAGTTTGTTTGCTCTGACTTTTTCTATGCAACAGTAatcacaccaaaacacaacataaattcacaaaagatgttaattttattcatttgcagtaatccacatctttaaaaatCATACGATTGtgaggaacagatccaaattcagtCCTTTATCCAGCGATCTTGATCCCAGTTCCCATCAGTGACTGTAAACGTCAAATCTCATGTTTGTTATGAATTTGAATGTAAATATTGCACCTCAAGAAGCTTAACAACACATTGCTTTACCGCAGTGATATCAAAGCTCATTGGCTCTTAAATGCTACATCGATGTActtttgaaatttgaaatgaGAAGCTAGATTAACGTTCTTGTgtattaataactttaatatttctcTGTACTTCATAAACTCCAGAGAGGACAGCAGCTTGTCTTTTTATTTCTAACAGTCCAtgatttaaataaactgttttgggTAGGTTTAGAACTGTATTAGcagcttaaaatatcttttcaATCCTATATTGATTCTAAAATGTTcctacacatttatttatttttattttgtatttaaagggTTTTgagtttagggttaggtttggggtagggttagggttgtAACACATagggaaattatacagcaatctttatgatatgaaatattttatgttttttgtagCCGTAAAAACTTAATAATGCTAcaattaaatgttgcaaatattTCTACATTGAATGCTTCAGCATCaaaagttttgtgtttttgaaagttatatattaataatacgtattaacagtgagaccagaCTGAAAAAAACAGATCCAAGTAAAACTGCTCCAGAAATGTAATAAACAGATCCATCTTGACTGTTTGGCAGGACCTTAAGGCAGAAGTCAGAGTTGATACAGTAGTACACACGAGGATCAAAGGTCATCACTAAGACTTCACAGCAGGTCGTGCATCAGAACAATGGTGGTAAAAGTCCAATTAGCTCTGTGTTGAGTGTTGCAGATGCGGTACTGGAGCGTTAGATCAATTATTGCCACGGTCAATAATGTTGGGTGATGTGTATGTAATTAACAAATACTTGAGTTTAATACAGAGTAAGTTTGTGGGTCAGGGGTTGTGAGTGAGTGAAATGGATGAGGTGTTGAAAAACTGAATCGTAGGGTCTCAGAGATGATATAAAGCCAGGACGGCACTGTCCCGACTCAGAAACGTTCAGATCTCTTCGGAAGACACTTCTGGACCGGGTTTTCTATGTGTAGCAGTATTATGAATGGTAATTATGAACTTTATAGTTATAGTTGTGAGTGTGATGTTTCTCtaatgtaatatttatttgCTCTTTGTCCATAGCGTCTAACTTATCACAGTCCTGTACTATGGCCCTGCCGTGTACTACAGACAATGAGCGGTCATGTGCCAAAGCCCCTGAAATCGCCAGTGTCCGAGTTCAGCTGGAAATGCAGAACTTGTGGCAGCAATTTGACCAACTGGGCACCGAAATGATCGTGACAAAGGCTGGAAGGTTTCATCAATTATTGCATCTCTTAACTTGGTTGTTTTGTAGGATTACATCAGGAACTATGCTTACTTTTTTCAAAGTAACCATGAGTAAATGCTTGTCCATGCAAAACTCGCTGTGGGTGCTCTGGGTGAAGGTTAGGTTACGGTTAACCCTATATGCTATCCAGCTGTTAAGGTATTATAGAAAATAACTAGGTGATCAAAAACACCTACCTGCGCTTTAAGCTTAGGTCTGTTCATCAAGGTAAATCACTTTAGCTGAATATCTACTAGGTTTTGACAAACAGTAGTGAAACTACCTTAACTCAAttctgctgttgttgttattaagCACATTTATCTCTATGGGATATACTGACTCATGATGTCTTTTGTTTTTCCAGAAGGATGTTTCCTACATTTCAAGTCCACATCTCAGGCATGGACCCAGCAGCAGAATATGTTCTCCTAATGGACTTTATTCCTGTGGATGACAAACGATACAGGTAGCAAATAAATAATACCATTTCTAAATACATGTAATGCTCAAATGTAAGATTTTATCTCTATAGCGCTTCTCACAAtcttgcattgcattgcatgCAACTTTACATTAACTACTTATAGTACAGAAAGGAGAgacataaaaaatacaaaattatgATATATAGCAAGCAATTTTGGTTAAAACAAGGTAAATTTTGGTCTGTATGTGAAAGTCAAATAGACGTCTAAACAAAGCCCAAGAGTAGAAGGAGCGTAAATGCTTAGTACACCTTGAAcccctgttgactttgcttacatgatggaatatcgTACATCTCGCAAGTCATTTAGCCAATTTtaaggttatttagggtagaagcGGGTTACTTATAGCTGAACTATATTGGGTCTATTTACTGTCTCGATTATTGTTTGTTGTGTCAATTTTATAAAATTACTAAATAGAAAGATGACGGAATTGAAGACAACTACATCAAAATTAAATCAATTTATGAAACCGACAGGCATCGAAATTTATTCAAAGTCTTGTACCTCTCTCAGTACAAACTTCTGAGATCATGAGAGATTAAGTTAACAGTCCGACTGTAATTCATGAGTCTATCAACACCCAGAACACAATCTATATATACAATTATCAGGAAATGTATTTTTCCATAAATAGTGACTGTAAGTTATTTTAGTGTGTATTAATTGTTTCCATGTTTATTAATCATCCTGCATgtcccatacagcaaaaatatgaatataacattttaaatatacaaaaaatggccaaaataatatatttgctgaaatacattttggattatatctaaaaatatatatattttctactaatatatttttgggctatttttgtatattattaaaaataaacataaaatcgCATTGGggaaaaaaactttacatttatgttaaaaacctgtaaacataacaggtttgaaaatattaaaattaaatatattttcaacttcaaaaatatactttataaaattaacttgcaTTTAGTATAGgctatatttaaaatatattttggccaaGAATACATGTTTTGCCATAtaggttgtaaaattagaaatgtatttgcttgcccttgaaatattaataaaaaatatatatttagttataacctttatattaacatatatgctaaaaatattttttgaatttgaaaatatattttaaacatatttttggccagataATTGTTTTTTACCCCATGCAGCTAGTTCACTTTTTGAGTATTCACCTATTTCCTGTTTGTCACTTTTTTTCTTCACATTGATGTGTGAAGCTGTTTTCTCGTCGTCTTCTTTACTGTTTGGATTAAAAGAGTAAAAGAGCTTCACAACATCATCTTTTCAAATCCTAACTATGAGAGAGACTGCGACGGATAATGATAAATTGAATTTGAAAGTTATGATGTAAATTTATCTCTTACACTTAGCCTCTACAGAGCTAAATCTATCAAAGATACAATTTGAGATTCTTGTGAAAATATtataaaccaaaaatatattgAATATATGATTTTCCAGTTTCAATAAATACTTTAAAGACTAGGCCATTGATCTTATTGAGTTTATTTGTACAGGTATGCTTTCCACAGCTCCTCCTGGTTGGTAGCTGGACGTGGAGATGTAGCGGCACCTGGTCGAGTCCACTTTCACCCGGACTCACCGGCACGGGGAGCACAGTGGGTGAAGCAGACCGTCTCATTCGACCGCCTTAAACTCACCAACAACTTGTTGGATGATAATGGCCACGTAAGaagaaacacaaacaaatactaGCAAAAATGTGAGAGTTCCTGCAGAGAGTCAAACACATGCGCTTGTATCCAGATGATCCTGAACTCCATGCACCGGTACCAGCCACGGCTCCACGTGGTCTTGGTTGACAAGAGCCGAAACAGCCAGCAATCCGCTCACCGCAACTTCTGCACGTTCACCTTTCCAGAAACCCGCTTCATCGCAGTCACTGCCTACCAGAACCACAGGGTAACAAACAGTCAAATATACATCCAAGTGCTTGTTATTTCTTAGCCTTAAGCTTTTGCTTAGCTGTTAGCATGCAACAATCTtgattttgttaaacattttaaaggagtagtccacccAAAAAATGGGACACACTGACTTtatatagtaggaaaaaaatactatggtcaAGTCAATGGAgaccatttttgggtgaactactcctttaagcTCCATATTTAGTCTGATCTGATGCAAATTAACTGCAGATTTACTAAAGTTAAAACGGTACACCTCAGGTAAAAAAACTTCCCTATTAAAGTTAGTTTGCTGTAAGTTAAACCATTACACTAATGTCTTTTCTGCCATAGATTACCCAGCTGAAGATAGCCTGCAATCCTTTTGCGAAAGGCTTTCGTACAGCAGAGCCTGAAAGCAGGTAAACAGTGGTCATATAAAGCCCAGGACTCACCAAACTGATGCCAAATAACTATTCTGACTGTGGGTTTTGCCCAGGCCACAATAGTTGTGCTCGAACACACCTCAAAGAAGACCACAGCCAATATGCACTTGTGCGTATCAGTGTGATGGCATAATAACTCTCACACACCAGTAGGTGGCAGTAGGTTTGGTGTGTCCCATATGGCTTTACAATACAGACATACTACATGAGACCAACATGAATTGTAGCTTTTAACATTAGTAAAATTCATATGTTtctagtattttatttattaattcatttttattgacttattaaagtcacaatatgtaagatttttttctaaaaatttCCAAAAATCACTAGCACAgtgtatattttgtttacttgttttaaaCAATGTTTGAATCTGGAAAAGCTTTGCAATTTTAACCAGTGTAGCATCCCTCCTTCATTGCATGTCTACCAAGGAGAATTGGGTACAAGCTAATATTTAGAGAATACAATCAACACCACAGAAACACATGAATGTAAAAATATGACATTATTCTGaaaatattacgactttattcccGAAACCTCATAACTTTATTCTCATATTGTTGACTTTATTCATAAAAATTTTACGacttaaaaagtaattttatttattttgactttTTCTCTAAAACATATTAGTTAAATCCCGCATCATAATGACTTAAATCTCGAgatgatttaatttttttattctagtTTGGCCCTAATCCTCCTTCGTACATGTCAATGGTATCAATTTATTTCTGCTTTTACTGCTGTTAAAATCATGGGTGCGTTTGGCTGATGCAGTGCTATGCAGACTGATCTGCACATGAAAATCAATCCAACGGGACTTAATCATGTTCATGGATGACATAACACCTTTTCAGACACAGATTATGGAAAATACTTTGGAAATGTGTCTGGGATTTGTCCGggatcatttaattttagttCATTCACACTGACAATGATTTTCTGGTATCTGGTATCCCATAAAGATCCTGTAAAGAGACGTAACATACCCACTTACCAGACTACCTAAACTATCCTTTACTGTAAGATAATAACTTTAATGTACACCATGGTCCCTTACTGCTTGAATTTCATGACTATCTTATTTGCTAATAACTGCTGGTAAGCTGAAGTGAttggcaaatgttttttttaagcaggtCCACTAATAACTCCAGACTTGACTCTGCTCAGCTGTCTTTGCCGTGGAACCTGCGTGAGGAAGCCACCATTAGAGGCGCTGCTTGTGATGATCAGATGATACGAGATGAACAACATCTTAATCGTGAGTTCTTCCGCACACATATCATCGCTCCAAAAGTGTTTGCAGATTAAACAAATATACAGCTACAAAAAACCTGATGTAAACAGAAGTTTAGGTTGGACATAGGTCAGTTTTCTCTTCACACTGGTGCATGTCATCTTTTCCTCTTTTCTACAGGTTATTCAAATCTTCATGATCCAGGCCTACAGACAGCATTTCCTGAATCACAGCTGTCATATGATGAGGGGATGAACTGCAGTGCAGACAGGAAGGATAGAGAATCACATGATTATTTCTACACTGGCCCTATGTTCTTCACATTGCCCTGTCAGTGGGACAGTTTGAGCAGATCTGAGAGAAGTCTGACTGGCTAACAGAAAAACTTTTGTTCACTTacaggaaaacaccaccgtatttctatattttactttgttttacctctgcttaatacatacctattttttttcaatgcgtgctcttttaatctgcagggcctcgtgaatgtgttagcatttagcctagccccattcattcctatggctccaaacaggggatgaatttagaagccaccaaacatttctgtattttccctatttaaagactgttacatgagtagttacacgagtaagtatggtggcacaaaagaaaacttttgtttggagccataggaatgaatggggctaggctaaatgctaacacatttatgaagcgctgtacaaagattaaaagtgcacgcatttaaaaaagataggtatgtattaattcatctaagttgaggtaagaacatagtaaaatattgaaaaactgtgtgttttcctttaaagtacatttagggtgttttcagacCTGTAGATCGGGTTCGGGGTTCTGAAACCGGGGGGTAAATGGCTTCTCACACTTTGCTCTTCACACCGCTTCATTGGTTAGTGTTCGAatttatgtcaaagattatgggGGTTCCCTATCTAAGCACCAACGCCTGCTATCCCCCCCTCCCGGCCAAGTCCCCTATACTTTGAGGATTGCCGTGATTTCAAAAAGTAGGATGGGATCCTGGTTCAACTTTTTTGTTTGTCCTGGATcaacgttttaatcaaagaCACCCTTAATAACCCTtaactacatttacatttagtcatttagcagatgctgttgtagaatttaatttaaaattcatGAAGTATTTTGATTTGAATAAACtgccctaatttatatttttgtgctttataagGGGGTCCCTCAATACTTATAGAAGGTCTAGGACCACCCTAGCCCCCCTAGAACACTGCAATCGAGTTCACAGATGCCTAAACAAACCGAACCAAGGGAAAAACGCACCAGGTTCCGAAACAAAGGCTCAGGTCTGAAAAAACCCTTACATTGTAGTTGTTTTGCTTACGCAGACAAACACTAACTTCAAATGAATGGATTTGTTGAATGGGTTTATTGGTGTTTGCTAAATCAATGTGAATTAGCCTTTTCATGTGGAACCCTATATTTAATATTCAAGTATATTTCTAAAGTGCTTTTCACcattttgcattgttgcaaagcagctttaacaGAAACTACATTGtagaacaaacaaaaaagacgTAAGAATAAACAGCATAGAAATGAGGGAAAAGAAAGGGTAAAATACACAGATAATATtgcaaatgttttgtttcattttttggCTGTTTGAAATAAAGACCTATCTTTTCTGAGCACTTTTACAAGATGTCAAACGGGACTGTTTTATATAATAAGATTGTGCTTATGATGATAATAATGTACCTGATATCATTATGATGTATTTCTTAAAAttgttttacttaaaaaattattatttttctttagaCACTGAGTACCATAGGCATGCATTGCAGTCTTTAGTAATAAATCTCATAGTGTATGTAATATGTATAAGCATCTGACACATCATTAATTGTGTTACCACCAACACCTTCctcataaaatgttttatataaaaaaaaaacattttcatagcacaaaaataaatagtacGTTATTTATTTGCCTGGAAAATATATAGCAGTTATTGCATGAACTTCAAGTCCCACAATGCATCACTCCAGCATTaatggtgcgttccaggcaggtttttaaacccgtgagttacgacttcaaaaccacgactcacgaccctatgcgttccaggcagcctgtaactcgtgtttttacaaccttctaccggtgaaagtgcactggaacggcagtcaaacccgtgacttcccacccgtgaactcgtactagatcgatgtactcccagttcaaagtcgtgagtcgtggttttgaagtcgtgagttacgggttacaggttgcctggaacgcagcataagctTCAGTTGTTCGCAAGGTACGTCTAAAATCAGATTCGTTATAGCGAACCGGCTCGTTTAGACGGTTCTTTTAGAGAATCGGTTCATAAAACAGATTCACCGTGTCATCCATTAAAAGAACAGATGATGCGCTGACACTTTTTCAAATAGGCCTATTTCGTGAATTGTTGCGTTTATTGTGACCTATTTTAAAATGTCAATTAACCAAacaactatttttttaatagaaatgttCATTAACCTATCGCGAATCACTGTGACCGAATCATGATAAGGAACCTGTGTGAATCGGACACCGAATCAGTTGGTACGGATGTTGCGACGAAGATGGAGGAGGCAGCCGCGGTCTGAGGAGATAAAGATGCGGATTATGGAGGTTTGCGCCGTATGATTGTCAAACAGGAATATTAAACCCTAAATGGACATCAATGGCAGACATTTATCGACAGGACTCCAGCAGCACAGTATCATTCGATTACAATTCACCGTCCAGTTGTATTTTTTCCAAAATTGTAATTTTAATAGATAACGTTACTCGACTTGAAGAGAAGCAGGAAGGTTTCACAATG from Paramisgurnus dabryanus chromosome 8, PD_genome_1.1, whole genome shotgun sequence includes:
- the LOC135770537 gene encoding T-box transcription factor TBX1-A, producing the protein MCSSIMNASNLSQSCTMALPCTTDNERSCAKAPEIASVRVQLEMQNLWQQFDQLGTEMIVTKAGRRMFPTFQVHISGMDPAAEYVLLMDFIPVDDKRYRYAFHSSSWLVAGRGDVAAPGRVHFHPDSPARGAQWVKQTVSFDRLKLTNNLLDDNGHMILNSMHRYQPRLHVVLVDKSRNSQQSAHRNFCTFTFPETRFIAVTAYQNHRITQLKIACNPFAKGFRTAEPESRSTNNSRLDSAQLSLPWNLREEATIRGAACDDQMIRDEQHLNRYSNLHDPGLQTAFPESQLSYDEGMNCSADRKDRESHDYFYTGPMFFTLPCQWDSLSRSERSLTG